The stretch of DNA ACACGTGCCAGAACTTCGTTTTTACGATTCACGTCCGAAAACCAGAGGCCCTGCAAACGAGGGTAATCGCCTTTCCTGATTTCGTCATTTTGATTTCTAATTCCCGCTATATTAGAGGACTTATACGCCTCGATTTTAATTGTCTCCCCTCCTTGCAGAAAAGACACGTCCAACTCATATACATACTGCTCTCATCCCACAATCCTTCGTTTGCTGGCCAAACGTACTTATAACGATCCATTCCTTGCCTTTATCGGTAGCCCCGCCGATTGGGCCGCTCGGGATGTAATAAAGGAACGATGGCTACCCGCGTCAAATAACACTTGTACTCTTGCGTTCTTACCATCACCcgtaagggcccactgacgtattttttggggtgcgttgcgaAGGATgcaatggttaagtaatttgagagaatttggcattattttggtcagttttcaacttttgtaaaccaatgactcTAAATATGACGccatcatgccacgcccatggtcacgtgaccaataaaagaaaactctaaatgtGTCTAAGTGCTACGCAAGTTGGGTATTTAAccagtggtttgataatttgtattcgtttttgcatccagccaagcatggttttatttttattttgaaaaatgttatttttgtaGAGATAAACGATACTAAAATACCCATATCATTTTCAAAatagatgatttgaaaaaaaatcaatgcttagctatattctctatttgggggtgaaacgtgccatataaaaaaaaaattcaatttaaagactgcCGGAAATTTAGtcttttctcaaaccggaagtcagtttgtttacgcatgcgcagttgatctgagaacgagcgcgaggaagggcgaggaaaaaccttcgatggaaacaacagtaagtgcagtgatttttgcttgtgagtgggttttcttgtcagctcatgatatgatgacgtcaatCACCGGAAGCAACATTTTACTTCCTTAGCAAcacgcgaaaaatccgtctgtgggcccttaacgACAGCTTGCGTGGTTTGCAAGGCAACCCTCCCACAGACCCTACATGAAAAGCGTGACTAGCAATCGCCTGTGCACCTTGTATCGCATCGCTTCTCCCGGATCCTATATAGGGGTTGAACAGCGAAGGCGTGGCCGGAATTCTCGGAACGCACAGCGCCAATGCGATAACTGTTGCGGGCGCGACCAATTAAAATGATCCTATTGTGTGCTATTCCTCTTATCACAAATAGAAACACGATGTTTTCCCATGCAAACACTACAGGATATTTTCGACTTACAATCACGCGAGTTATGGCCCTTTCGGGCGCAAATAAAACATCTACTGAGCATACTTCCGTAAAAGATTTTTTGCACCACTACAGATTTCACATTCAAACAGTCTTGGTGGGCATTCCCGCTCTAACAATAGGAACAAAAGTCGTTCGTTTTCGCCAGTAAGGCGCTTGCAGAGTTCAATCCTATCTCTGTTCATCCTCCCTTCTCTTATCTCGTGGCTAGGGATTCCTAGTTGCGACACAATGTTCTTCATTCAATTCAAGTTCAGTCAGAAGTTCCTTTAACAGATCCTCCATTTTCCATTCGTGATGGTTCTTTCCTTGCGTGATCTGCAATCGCACCCCTTCCGGTAATTTGCCAATAATGGCAGGCACAACAATTTCTTCGTATGTAGTAGATTCCACATTTAGAGCCTTCAGTCCGCGATGATGGACTTCTACTGTGTCGTAGAGCCTTCGAAGGCCTATTGTGTCCTTGTCGTGGTGTACTGGGCTTACGTTCAAGAGATCGTTTAAGTGCGCTCTTTCAATCACAATAGCCTTCCCGAATCTTTCCTTCAACAAGTCAATGGCGACTTGAGAGTTTGCCGTTGTAAGGGCAAGTCCAGCAATGGCTGGTTTTGCGGCTCCACCTAAGAGCCCACGAAGATATGAAAATTTATTGACACTCGAAAGGGTCGTATTCAAGTGGACGGAACTTTCATAGCAGTCCCAGAATTCTTGCCACTCTTCGATTTTGCCATTAAACCACTTTGCCTCTAATTTTGGAAGCCTGACATGCATATTAGGTTGAGAAGTGGCTGGACTAACTTGTGGACTTTCACTAGCATTAGCGTTCTGTATGTGCTCTTGATGATGACTGCCAGAAGACTTAGGCCTCAGAAGGTCAACCAAAGAAGTAATTGTTCCGCTGCTTTCTCCCTTCAGAACACCAGCGGTAAGAACTTCTTCTGCTATTTCTTCGTCGGTTACGCCCTCCAGGCTCGCGAGGCCATTGAAAATCTCTTTATCTAGCTGTCGAAGGCTGGTCAACTGTTCCTCTAGACTTGCCTTCAATTTCGTAAATCTCGGTCGTGTTTCTGGTgtacaatagagagctttagattcaaggacgagaacgactacgagtacgagattttctcatagaacaacactGAGCGCGCGCAAATCAGCATCATTTTGGCGGGagaaacgtgataccgtcgtcattttagtacgagggtttgcaaaaatgtcgtcgtgtcagaACAAGTAAACAACACGGAAGCAGTTTTGGCGTTTTTCTATCATCAAAAAGGCTCGGTTACCGGcaataataagaataaatgagcaacctatactgctaacaaagagtaagattaatcgtacgggttataaattttctaagtattttcgctagaaacgggcagtcaaaactcgtattcgttctcgtcctcgtcctagaatctaaaggtcccaaTGTCTAGTTGCAACAAGCTCCTTTGCTTCCGGAAGAATCTGTGTCACATAGGCCTTATGTCCACCTCTTGTCTTTCGCTTTGGTTTTACAACCTCTGTCATTTCTTCTGGAGTCAAAATGTATCCGTATCGAAGGACCAAGTGTGCGGGAATATCTCCCGGCGCTAGTTCCCGATCAAAAGGACTGTATCTTTCTGTTTTAAAATTGCGTTTTGATTTTACTCAATTACACTTTCAAAGCCTAATACACTCGTTCGTTCGTCATTCAATCTGGCCTAAAAGCCTTTACATCAATAGCTTTATGCAATATTGAAATACAATAACACTGCGGTTACCAAAGGGTTTGCGGTTACCCTTATCTCACGCTATCAAAATGCAACCACTAAAGCTTATACTCTGTTTCACTAACATGTGTTTGTTATCTATCATTCACTAAATACATCTCACACTTTGACTTGTGTTGCGTTACAATGACTATTATCAGacaagaactatagttgatgtagtatggccgtgtagccgcgtcgagccacagaaagggcacgaaaaatgaagcctcgcttacgtttaggtgagttaacctggtgttacgaaaaatagcattgcgtgacaagcgttactttctagacgcttcgcgagagttcgtagtttgtttatttttaggtttgtacgtaagcgtttctaaatcggtgtgttttgtaatctttctataattagactcattactattttagaaagttctagaaacTTATTGTGTGAGTATATAAGTAAACGAGTCCTAGCGAAGTTTTTacctagtttttcacaagcgaagagagttggcatTAGCAGtatttagtcaagtgtgacagaagctgtgtttattcaagttggcggaggccgtgtaagtttgtcgagtacgagttgttcagagttttactttgtggaaactacgttcattttggaataaatcttcttgttgttgttccgacaaccctgcgttcagtttagtttgcgaactcgtaacattgggggcctgtccaggagaggaattcatttgtttgccgactacagaaaccaggaaaggacaattcaagaaggagttacagaaaaagtaaaaagaactgtacaagagagtatattgtgtttttgctgtgaaatactgctatggaaatggaaaagcttttgcagatggggaaaGAATTCGGGTTGGaaggagaaaaacttctcgagtttgtgagggaagaggaaggaaaagaagaaaaacgtagacaattggaagaggaaaaagaagaaaaacgtagatgattggaagaggaaagaggaaaaaaacgtAGGCGGTttcaagaagaaaaggaagagaaacgtcgattacttgaagaaaatagaagaagagaagacgaagagagagaaactaggcgacaagaacgcaacctaagaaaattggagatggaagccgagctgttgaaacagaaagaggctattgaagcggcaaaaagagaacatgagctggagattgcacgtttggctgtggagaatgttgacgggcgtcctgaagtgagagaggatagGGCCAAGGCACCCAAGCTTCCCTcatttgttgatggtaaagacgactTGGATGCTTATTTACAAAGATTTGAGAGATTTGCAGCGACAGCTAAATGGGAGAAGACAGGATGGGCTTTGAAACTTAGTGCTCTTTTGTCTGGACGTGCGCTAGAGGTTTATTCGCGGTTATCCGAGGAAGCAGCCCAAGATTATGACCGAGTAAAGCTAGCTttgatgaagagatatgaccttacggAGGATGGACATCGCCGTAAATTTAGAGCATCAAAGCCGGAAGTTGATGAGAGCCCAGAACAGTTTATAGTGCGACTGGAGAGATACTTGTTGCGGTGGTTGGAACTGCCGCATACTGAACGTTCTTTTGAAGGAATGAAAGATCTAATTGTAGAAGAACagtttattgactcttgcccaaAAGAGTTAGCTATTCACCTTCGTGAAAGAGCCCCGGAAACGCTTGACCAGATAGTGAAAATCGCCGATCAATACTTGGAAGCACATGGAAAGCACTTGTTTAGCTCTGCGACCAAGAAGCCGGTAATACAGTCCAGGGCGGAAGAAACAAAGAACGTACAGAGTGATACAACAGCCCTCCAATGTTACAAATGTAATGCCCGCCGACACAAAGCAATTAACTGCCCAACTCTagcaagaaagtgtttcctatgtggcaaGCAAGGTCATGAAGCGAggaactgtcgatcaggtggacgaaAGTCAGGAGGCCAAGGTAAAGATGGTAACCCTATGCAACGTGGTCAAGTTAGTGCTGGCTGTCTGGTTAAGCCACCAGATCTTAACGCTACCCCAGAGGAAGTCAAGTCGTGTATCCAAAATGATCAGCTTCTGTTAGTCTGTGGCAAGAAAGTTCCGTTGCTAAGTAATGCCTGTGTTGAACCCTTAACTGGAGTAAGAAGTAAGATGCCAGTTGTAAAAggcagagttggagagaagactGTCGACGTTTTAAGAGATACCGGTTGCAGTGGAGTTGTAGTTAAGAAGGACCTTGTTGGCGAGGATCAGTTCACCGGAGATTTTAACGTCATGTTGCTTATTGACAACACAGCTAGGAAAGTGCCTATAGCAAGAATTTATGTTGATACGCCTTATCTTAAGGGTCATGTAGAAGCGCAGTGCCTTTCAGATCCTATCTACGAcctaattattggtaatgtacgtGATGCAAGGGATGCACGGAATCCAGACCCCAGTTGGCAAGAGGCTTGTGCAGTAACTACCCGAAATCAAGCTAAGAAAAAGGATGAACGCACGACCCTGAAGGTGCCTAGTACCCGTGAAAACCCTATTGTGGATAGAGAgaagctcaagcagatgcagcgtgaAGATGAGAGTCTGCGTAAGTACTGGGATCGAGACGGTGTGTTAGTGAAGGGTCAGGCGGAGCTTTCCTTCGAAGAAAAATCTGGAGTACTGTACCGCCTGTACAAGCATCCTTACGTGAATGGTGGTAAATCGCTTAAACAAGTTATGGTACCTGAGAAGTTGAGACGCCGCATAATGGAAGTAgctcacggatcgatcatgggcgGTCACATGGGCATCAAGAAAACAACAGACAAGATCCAGAGTGCATTTTATTGGCCTGGAATTCAAGGTGAAGTCGCCCGATTTTGCAAGTCCTGTGACGTGTGTCAGAAGACCGTAAGTAAAGGATCAGTGCCAAAGGTACCGTTAGAGAAGATGCCGCTGATTGATAAACCTTTTAAGAGTGTAGCAATAGATCTTGTGGGTCCTATCCGTCCCCCGAGTGAAGAAGGGCACAGATATGTATTGACACTGGTAGATTTTTCGACTCGCTACCCTGAGGCTGTGTCACTAAAGAACATTGACACAGACTGTAGCAGAGGCATTAGTAGATATCTTCAGCCGTCGACTAGGGGTACCAGAAGAAATCCTGAGTGATCTGGGTACGCAGTTTGTTTCTGACTGTATGAGAGAGGTCACCCGACTACTAAGCATTAAACAGCTTACAACAACACCCTATCACCCGATGTGTAACGGTTTGACAGAGAAGTTCAATGGAACAATGAAATCTATGCTGAAGGGACTGTGTAGTGagcagccaagacagtggcatcgctatcgtgaagttccccaaGAGTCCACTGGTTTTTCACCGTTTGAGCTGTTATATGGAAGAGATCTTAGAGGACCAATGGCTATACTCAAACAGCTGTGGACGAACGAAGTTGACGAGCCTGAGGTAAAGAACAGTTACCAGTACGCTTTTGAATTACGAGAGAAGTTAGAAGATACCCTTAAACTCGCCCATAGTGAACTGGAGAAAGCCCAGCAGAAAGGAAAGCACTATTACGACCGCAAGTCTAAAGTTAGGAAGTTCCAGTCAAGTGAGAAAGTGCTTATACTGCTACCTACCGACCATAACAAGCTACTTATGCAGTGGAAGGGTCCCTTTGAAGTTAGTTCTGTGGTACGTCTCAATAACTACAaagtgaaagtaaaaggcaaggAGAAAGTTTACCACGCTAATCTACTTAAAAAGTACTTTGAGCGAGAGCAGAATACAGCCGAAGGAGCAGTAGCTGGTGGAGTAGGCGCTTCGTGTGTAGACGATGCTGTCGACTGTGCAGTTAAAGCTGATGAAGCAGAGGGAGAAAACGTTGATTTTTTAGAGCTTGGTGGATATGTAGCAAAGGAATTGATCGAGGATGTTGAAACCGGACCAAATCTGACGGATGAGCAACGCAATGAATTTATGGATCTGGCTAAACAGTTCGCGAATTTGTTCACTGAAGCACCAGGTGCTACAGATCtcgctcagcatcatatcaaacTCATTTCAGATGAGCCGGTTAGATCAAGACCTTACCCAGTACCTTACAGCATCAGAGAGTCGCTGAGAAGAGATATTGCCGACATGATCAAAATGGGAGTTATTAGAGAGTCCAGTTCTCCGTATGAGTCACCTGTGGTTGTAgtgaagaaaaaagacaacagaAACCGTGTGTGCGTTGATTATCGGAAATTAAATAAACTAACTGTATTTGATCccgagcctatgccaactgctgaacATTTGTTTCAGAAGCTTAGCGGAGACAAGTTCTACTCAAAAATCGACCTTAGCAAGGGATACTGGCAGATAAAAAGACCAGAGGAGGACATACAGAAAACGGCGTTCGTAACACCTGACGGGTCGTACGAGTTcttgaagatgccgtttggaaTGATCAACTCAGCAGCAACACTGAAGCGTGCAATGAAGAAGTTGCTAGAAGATGTAGCCAATGTTGATTTCTACTGGGATGATAtgttggttcacacccgtacgtgggaagaacATATTAGAGCCCTAAGAGAGCTATTTTCACGCCTTCTACAAGCGGGGTTCACTATTAGACCTACTAAGTGCCTATTCGGTGTAAACAGTGTGGATTTCTTAGGCCATCGTCTGGAGCAAGGAATGATTGGTCTACATCAAGATAACGTGGAGAAAATTAAAGATGCTCCAAGGCCGAGCACAAAGAAACAGGTACGATCATTTATGGGTCTAGCCGGATACTATAGAGATTTCATCCC from Montipora capricornis isolate CH-2021 chromosome 9, ASM3666992v2, whole genome shotgun sequence encodes:
- the LOC138017424 gene encoding uncharacterized protein, with product MPTLFACEKLETRPRFTKLKASLEEQLTSLRQLDKEIFNGLASLEGVTDEEIAEEVLTAGVLKGESSGTITSLVDLLRPKSSGSHHQEHIQNANASESPQVSPATSQPNMHVRLPKLEAKWFNGKIEEWQEFWDCYESSVHLNTTLSSVNKFSYLRGLLGGAAKPAIAGLALTTANSQVAIDLLKERFGKAIVIERAHLNDLLNVSPVHHDKDTIGLRRLYDTVEVHHRGLKALNVESTTYEEIVVPAIIGKLPEGVRLQITQGKNHHEWKMEDLLKELLTELELNEEHCVATRNP
- the LOC138017425 gene encoding uncharacterized protein, whose protein sequence is MEMEKLLQMGKEFGLEGEKLLEFVREEEGKEEKRRQLEEEKEEKLREDRAKAPKLPSFVDGKDDLDAYLQRFERFAATAKWEKTGWALKLSALLSGRALEVYSRLSEEAAQDYDRVKLALMKRYDLTEDGHRRKFRASKPEVDESPEQFIVRLERYLLRWLELPHTERSFEGMKDLIVEEQFIDSCPKELAIHLRERAPETLDQIVKIADQYLEAHGKHLFSSATKKPVIQSRAEETKNVQSDTTALQCYKCNARRHKAINCPTLARKCFLCGKQGHEARNCRSGGRKSGGQGKDGNPMQRGQVSAGCLVKPPDLNATPEEVKSCIQNDQLLLVCGKKVPLLSNACVEPLTGVRSKMPVVKGRVGEKTVDVLRDTGCSGVVVKKDLVGEDQFTGDFNVMLLIDNTARKVPIARIYVDTPYLKGHVEAQCLSDPIYDLIIGNVRDARDARNPDPSWQEACAVTTRNQAKKKDERTTLKVPSTRENPIVDREKLKQMQREDESLRKYWDRDGVLVKGQAELSFEEKSGVLYRLYKHPYVNGGKSLKQVMVPEKLRRRIMEVAHGSIMGGHMGIKKTTDKIQSAFYWPGIQGEVARFCKSCDVCQKTVSKGSVPKVPLEKMPLIDKPFKSVAIDLVGPIRPPSEEGHRYVLTLVDFSTRYPEAVSLKNIDTDCSRGISRYLQPSTRGTRRNPE